GCTCGAGCATCGGGAACTTTGAGCCCGAGGACGCCCTCCGGGTACTGCGGCGCATTCGCGCCCGCCTGAGTCCGGGCGACGCGCTGCTGCTGGGCGTGGACCTGCGCAAGGATGCGGCCGTCCTGATTCCCGCGTACGACGACCCCCAGGGCGTTACGGAACGGTTCAACAAGAACGTCCTGGCGCGCATCAATCGCGAGCTTGGGGGAGAGTTCGACCTCGAACGATTCCGCCACCGCGTCCGCTGGAATCCTGAGGCCTCGCGCATCGAGATGTACCTGGAGAGCCTGGGGCCGCAGGCGGTGCGGGTGCGGTTGCTCGGTCTGAAAGTCTGGTTCGATGCCGGGGAGTTGTTGCACACCGAGAACAGCTACAAGTACACAGATGACTGGGTGCAGGGCATGCTGGAAGAAGGCGGCTTCGCACTCGAAAGCACGTGGAAGGACGTGCGCTCCTGGTTTGCCGTCCACTTGGCGCGCGTGCGCTGAGATGGTTGCCGGAGGAATCCGGACCGTTTAGCTTCCCACCCAGCCAAGGTCTGCTCATGCGCGATCAAGCCCCCCGGGAAGACCTGTTGCGCCATCTGTGCGATGCCCGGTTGCGCAAGCAGCTTCCAGCAGGGTTCCCCCTTTCGAGACGCCGGGCGCAACGCGCCGCAAGGCTCCTGGCGCGCAAGTACTACGGCGGGCGCCTGCAGCAATCGTTTCAGTACTCGCACGCGTTGTTTGATCGCACGGGCCGACGGGCCTCGGAGGTCCTCGACGCGGCGTCCTTTGACGCGTTCGTCGAAGATTGCGTGCTGGGCTCATTCGACTCGGCGCGTCGCCTGGGAGAGATGGCGGTGGTTCATCTGGACGGCGCAGTCCACCCGGGCGCGTGGTGGCGAGACCTGGTGCAGTACGAGTACGCTCACTTCCTGCAAGCCTCCACCAGCGACCGCACGATCCAGGTAATGCGCTACCGGCGGAAGGCCGGCGCCTGGTGTCGCGTGTTCGCCTGGTCTCTACCGGAGGTCCTGGAGTGCCTGCGGGCGGGCAGGCCGGTCACAGACGACCTGCGTCGCGAGTGCGTACTCCTGTTCGGCAGAGGAGCAGGGGACGGGGTTACCGTGGCCGAGGTGGAAAAGGACGCGGAGGCGGTATTCCGCGCGACGAACGGCCTGCGCCTGCCGGAACAGATTGCACAGGCCGCGGGCCTGGATACGGAATCCACGATTCAAGTGCTGGAGCAGTTCGTTGCCCTGGGTGCCGTTGAGGCGCCGCTTCCGGTTGCGGGCGTTGAAACGCCATCGCCAGAGGCCTAGAATTTTCCTGGTGGGCGTCTACCGGTGGAGGGGCCCATGCCTCAGTACGATTTCTTCTGCAAATCCTGCAAGAAAGACTTTACGAGAATCCTAACCCTGGCGGAGTACGAAAAGGGCGGCGTCACCTGTCCACACTGCGGGAGCAGCAAAGTGGAGCAGAAGTGGTCCGCATTCTACGCCGTTACGTCCCGCAAGAGCGCGTAGCAGAGCCGGCTGGCGTGACGGAATGAACGATTGCTCAGCCTTGCTGGGTCTGGGCTGCGGCGCCGGAAGCCTGTTGCGTTCGCGACAGCAGCCAACGAACAAGCCGGTAGCCCAGCAGCACCGCCAGTACAACGCCGTAGGTGGCGGGCTCGCGGATATCCGCTTTGACTAGCCAGAGGAAGTGCACCACCGCAAGGGCCGTACTCACGTAGATGAGCCGGTGCAACATCTGCCAGCGCCGGCCGCCCAGCCGCCGTACCCAGCCGCTGGTCGAAGTGATGGCCAGCGGCACCAGCAGGACGAAGGCAGTGAATCCCGCCGTGATGTAGGGGCGCTTGTAGACGTCGGCGATCATGCGATCCCAGTCAAAGTAGTGATCGAGGACGACGTACGTGGCCAGATGGAGGCAAGCGTAGAAGAACGCGAACAATCCCAGCATGCGGCGCAGTTGAATGAGCCAATACTGGCGGGTGATGCGCCGCAGCGGCGTGATGCCGAGTGTGATTAGCAGGAAAATCAAGGCCGTCAGC
The nucleotide sequence above comes from Terriglobales bacterium. Encoded proteins:
- a CDS encoding protein-methionine-sulfoxide reductase heme-binding subunit MsrQ, producing MKPISWLKIAVFFASLGPLARLLWRYHQNDLTANPIEFITHSTGLTALIFLLITLGITPLRRITRQYWLIQLRRMLGLFAFFYACLHLATYVVLDHYFDWDRMIADVYKRPYITAGFTAFVLLVPLAITSTSGWVRRLGGRRWQMLHRLIYVSTALAVVHFLWLVKADIREPATYGVVLAVLLGYRLVRWLLSRTQQASGAAAQTQQG
- the egtD gene encoding L-histidine N(alpha)-methyltransferase, coding for MTALSREIVVPEIASEVYEGLTSRPKRLCPKLFYDAAGSALFEEITRLPEYYLTRTEEEILRERADAIVAEAGDDLTLVELGAGSARKTSVLIGALLRRQKGALYCPIDVSYDALQAASRRLQAGFPGLRVRPVVSDYTSDMEILRQLPGRKLVLYIGSSIGNFEPEDALRVLRRIRARLSPGDALLLGVDLRKDAAVLIPAYDDPQGVTERFNKNVLARINRELGGEFDLERFRHRVRWNPEASRIEMYLESLGPQAVRVRLLGLKVWFDAGELLHTENSYKYTDDWVQGMLEEGGFALESTWKDVRSWFAVHLARVR